GTCGACGACTCGAACCGCCATAGAATCGGAGTGTTTGTCGGTTCTGCCGTGGGAGGCGTAACCAACTTCTACCGAGAAGTGATGGATCTGGGACTCTCCGGGGACTTACGCCAGATTACGCCATTCGCGATTCCTATGCTAATGGGCAACGGGGCAAGCGCGCACATTAGCCTTGATCACGGCATCACAGGTCCGTCCTACGTCTTGACATCTGCGTGTGCAACCGGTGCAGACAACATCGGCCATGCTTATAACCTGATACAGCTCGGTCGGCTCGATGCAGCGCTTGCGGGCTGTGGAGAGGCTCCTATCATGGCTATGGGCATCGCTGCATTCGATAGAATCGGCGCGACCTCGCGCGAAAATGATAATCCCGCGGGCGCAGTCCGACCGTTCAGTAAAGATCGAGGTGGACTTGCCTTCGCAGAAGGGGCCGGAGTCATAGTGCTGGAAGAACTCGAGGCAGCCAAAGCACGACAGGCGAACATTCTCGCAGAACTCGTCGGTTACGGCTCAACATCAGATGCATACCACATCACTGCACCGCATCCCGAAGGGAACGGCGCTGCCCGTGCCCTTCGAATGGCGCTGGACGATGCAAGGCTCACACCGCAAGACGTTGATTACATCAATGCGCACGGGACTGCAACGTCGCTCAACGACGCGATGGAGACCAAAGCAGTCAAGACGGTGTTCGGCGAGCATGCCTACCACGTACCCATGAGCTCCACGAAGAGTATGACCGGCCACGGTATGGGCATGACCGCTGCGATCGAGGCCGCGTTCTCAGTATTTGCGATCCGCGACAATGTTGCGCCGCCAACGATTAATTATCGTGAACCCGACCCGGATTGTGACCTCGATTACGTTCCAAATGTCGCACGGGAGATGCCGGTCAACGTTGTGATGAGCAACTCCTTCGGTTTTGGAGGTCATAACGTCAGTCTGATTTTCAGGCGATTCACCGAATGAGCCTCAATGACCTTCAGGACGCGCTTGGCGTTAAATTTCGCGATACTTCGCTGCTCGAGCAAGCGCTGACCCACAGTTCGTTCCTGAATGAACACCCAGGAGAGGACCTTGCCGACTACGAGCGATTGGAGTTCCTGGGGGACGCGATTCTGGAGTTTGTGACCGGAGAGATGCTTTTCCGACGCTTTCCCGAGCTCGATGAAGGCGAGCTTACCCGGCTCCGGTCGGCGCTTGTGCGTACAGAAGCGCTGGCTGAACTCGCACGCACTGTAAATTTGGGCGAGTACTTGAGAATGGGCAGAGGAGAAGTTCGCAACGGCGGGCGAGGCCGGGTTTCCACCCTGTGCCGCGCATTTGAGGCCGTGGTCGGCGCGGTCTACATTGATCTTGGAATCGAGGCTGTGCGCGAATTGGTGATTCCACGCCTGACGGCGCTACAACACCGCGTGATACAAGACGCTCTAAACAAAGATGCACGGACCCGACTTCAGGAGTGGAGTCAGGCCGAACTCGATGTTGCGCCGAGCTTCGAGGTCATTTCGGTCACGGGTCCCGATCACGATCGTCAGTATCTCGTCGAGGTGAGGCTGAACGGGATTGCCATCGCCAACGGAACAGGGAAGACGATCCGCGCTGCCGGTAAGGAAGGCGCCGCTACCGCTTTGCGGTCACTTGAAGTGGGCGGCATTGACATTGAGCGTCTGCGGCGACCCAGAGATTAGTGACTCAGAAAGTTCACGCCGAAATCAAGATCAAGTCCGTTTGAAGGACAGGCGGCGTTTACTCAATAGATAAGCCGATCACAGCCAGTCGATGGTCGGATGCAGTTGAATCTACCACGATCGCACCAAGCGCAAGCATGTTCGTAAACAGGTAATCGTAACGCGCGCTGCGGCCGGTCTGAACAAATGTCTTACTGTTCTCTTGCGGCTGTTCCTCGAAGGGGTCGGATAGACCCGTCTGTCGCATGCGCTGTATCAGGTCGGAGCTGGGGATATTGTTAAACGTGCCGCCAACAACCAGCCGGCCGATACTGCCCAGTCTCCCGCCGCCGTGGTCGCTCATTATGCCCAACAAACCATCCAACTGCCGCGACTGATCCTGCTCCTGCTGGCTAATTGAGCCACCGGCAACTTCGAGAAGAACGCCCAGCCACGTGTTGTAGAACGTGATCTCCCCTTCGTCAGGGCGTATTCGCACCCGCTGCACACCGGTCTGCATGCCAACGCTGGTCAGTGAATAGCCATCAGCGAGTGTGATTTCAGCTTTTGACAGTACGGCAAGACCCTGCAGGCCTTCATTGGTCGCGTAGAAACGCCGATCCATTCCAACGCGCCGTGCCAGCCAGAGCGTCTGGTCAACGCCGAAACTGGTCAGACGGCCAGCATCCACCTCTTGCAGCATAATGAGATCGGCACCGCTGCGGAAGATCGCGTCCGCGGTCGCCTCAAGGTCGTAGTGGAAAAACTCGTTGTAGCCTGCGTGGATATTAAACGTACCCA
The DNA window shown above is from Candidatus Flexicrinis proximus and carries:
- the fabF gene encoding beta-ketoacyl-ACP synthase II, which encodes MTRRVVITGCGVISPCGNTAAESWEAIKNGRSGISKITHFDTSTHNVQIAGEVKDFKPELFMSNKEVRRRDRYQHLATAAAREAMDASGLSVDDSNRHRIGVFVGSAVGGVTNFYREVMDLGLSGDLRQITPFAIPMLMGNGASAHISLDHGITGPSYVLTSACATGADNIGHAYNLIQLGRLDAALAGCGEAPIMAMGIAAFDRIGATSRENDNPAGAVRPFSKDRGGLAFAEGAGVIVLEELEAAKARQANILAELVGYGSTSDAYHITAPHPEGNGAARALRMALDDARLTPQDVDYINAHGTATSLNDAMETKAVKTVFGEHAYHVPMSSTKSMTGHGMGMTAAIEAAFSVFAIRDNVAPPTINYREPDPDCDLDYVPNVAREMPVNVVMSNSFGFGGHNVSLIFRRFTE
- the rnc gene encoding ribonuclease III; this encodes MSLNDLQDALGVKFRDTSLLEQALTHSSFLNEHPGEDLADYERLEFLGDAILEFVTGEMLFRRFPELDEGELTRLRSALVRTEALAELARTVNLGEYLRMGRGEVRNGGRGRVSTLCRAFEAVVGAVYIDLGIEAVRELVIPRLTALQHRVIQDALNKDARTRLQEWSQAELDVAPSFEVISVTGPDHDRQYLVEVRLNGIAIANGTGKTIRAAGKEGAATALRSLEVGGIDIERLRRPRD